The Paenibacillus tianjinensis genome has a window encoding:
- the argB gene encoding acetylglutamate kinase, producing MTDQKIEKLFVMKCGGSTLAALPDSFFEDLRELQGSGVQPVIVHGGGPAISGNLAKLGIESSFVNGLRVTTEEVLDVVEMTLAGSINKAIVRRIQGSGGQALGLSGVDGNLITARPVANSDEVGQVGEVTEVKAEIVKGILALGYIPVIAPIGVDAGGQRYNINADTAAGAVASFVESPSMIVVTDVPGIMRTIDDEKVVLPSVTVTEIEELIASGEIYGGMIPKVRAAMDCIQGSVSEVVIVDGKEPQVLSRVLSGEKLGTRIIRS from the coding sequence ATGACGGATCAAAAGATAGAGAAGCTGTTCGTGATGAAATGCGGCGGGAGTACGCTGGCTGCTCTGCCGGATTCATTTTTCGAGGATCTAAGAGAGCTGCAGGGCAGCGGGGTTCAGCCTGTGATCGTGCACGGTGGCGGGCCGGCGATCTCCGGCAATCTGGCGAAGCTTGGGATTGAGAGCAGTTTCGTGAACGGTCTGCGGGTGACGACGGAAGAAGTGCTGGATGTCGTAGAGATGACGCTCGCGGGAAGCATCAATAAGGCGATCGTCCGAAGAATCCAGGGAAGCGGCGGGCAGGCTCTCGGCCTGTCCGGTGTTGACGGTAATCTGATTACAGCGCGGCCCGTAGCTAACAGCGATGAAGTAGGACAGGTCGGCGAGGTCACTGAGGTCAAAGCGGAGATCGTAAAGGGCATTCTCGCACTCGGCTATATCCCGGTTATTGCGCCTATTGGTGTAGATGCCGGGGGGCAGCGTTACAATATTAATGCGGATACGGCGGCAGGTGCGGTGGCTTCCTTTGTAGAATCGCCTTCCATGATTGTTGTTACGGATGTTCCGGGGATTATGCGGACGATTGACGATGAGAAGGTCGTGCTTCCGTCGGTGACAGTGACAGAGATCGAAGAATTGATTGCCAGCGGCGAGATTTACGGGGGAATGATTCCTAAAGTGCGGGCCGCTATGGATTGCATCCAGGGCAGCGTGTCCGAGGTTGTTATTGTAGACGGCAAGGAGCCCCAGGTGCTGAGCCGTGTGCTGAGCGGAGAGAAGCTGGGCACGAGAATTATCCGTTCGTAG
- the argJ gene encoding bifunctional ornithine acetyltransferase/N-acetylglutamate synthase, giving the protein MSENKSYTVVEGGSITAPKGFTSGGLHCGLKKTERNDLAAILCEVPATAAAVYTTNVFQAAPLKVTRESLANGTLQAVIVNSGNANACTGDQGEADAYEMRAAAASALGVNEQDVAVASTGVIGELLKMDRVRSGIAGLPEKLDGGASGAEEFCQAILTTDLVKKECCVKVLVGGEEVTIAGAAKGSGMIHPNMATMLGFMTTDAVIEGEDLLRLLRTATNTTFNMITVDGDTSTNDMLVTMASGLAGNEKLTRLHPDWDAFAAAFTHVCQHLAKAIARDGEGATKLIEVQISGAVHDEAAAAIAKTVVGSSLVKSAIFGADANWGRIIAAVGRAGVPVSPEKVDISLGGIEVLRQSRPVAFDEEKALHYLQKTDTVLITVILSDGDGKATAWGCDLTYDYVRINAAYRT; this is encoded by the coding sequence ATGAGCGAGAACAAATCATATACCGTCGTAGAAGGCGGAAGTATTACTGCACCAAAAGGCTTCACCTCCGGAGGGCTGCACTGCGGCCTCAAAAAAACCGAGCGAAACGACCTTGCGGCCATTCTGTGCGAAGTTCCGGCAACGGCTGCAGCCGTGTATACGACCAATGTTTTTCAGGCAGCGCCGCTTAAAGTAACGCGTGAAAGTCTGGCGAACGGTACGCTGCAGGCGGTCATCGTGAACAGCGGGAACGCTAATGCCTGTACGGGTGATCAAGGCGAAGCCGATGCATACGAGATGCGTGCAGCCGCAGCCAGCGCTTTAGGTGTAAACGAGCAGGATGTTGCTGTCGCTTCGACAGGTGTGATCGGCGAATTGCTGAAGATGGACCGTGTACGCAGCGGGATTGCCGGTTTGCCGGAGAAGCTGGATGGCGGCGCTTCGGGTGCAGAGGAGTTCTGCCAGGCGATTTTGACAACGGATCTGGTGAAAAAAGAATGCTGCGTCAAGGTGCTCGTCGGCGGAGAAGAAGTAACGATTGCCGGAGCGGCCAAGGGTTCAGGAATGATTCATCCGAATATGGCAACGATGCTGGGCTTCATGACGACGGATGCTGTGATTGAGGGAGAAGACCTGCTCCGTCTGCTGCGAACGGCTACCAACACTACCTTTAATATGATTACAGTGGATGGAGATACAAGCACGAATGATATGCTGGTAACGATGGCCAGCGGGCTGGCCGGCAATGAGAAGCTCACGCGGCTGCATCCGGACTGGGATGCTTTTGCCGCTGCGTTTACGCATGTGTGCCAGCATCTGGCGAAGGCGATTGCCCGTGACGGTGAAGGGGCGACGAAACTGATTGAGGTCCAGATTAGCGGTGCAGTACATGATGAAGCTGCAGCCGCAATTGCGAAAACGGTGGTCGGCTCAAGTCTGGTGAAATCAGCGATTTTTGGCGCAGATGCCAACTGGGGGCGGATTATTGCTGCGGTGGGACGCGCCGGGGTTCCGGTATCGCCGGAGAAGGTGGATATTTCGCTTGGCGGGATCGAGGTGCTGCGCCAATCGCGGCCGGTCGCTTTTGATGAAGAGAAGGCTCTTCACTATTTGCAAAAGACGGATACGGTGCTGATTACTGTGATTCTGTCCGACGGCGACGGTAAGGCAACAGCCTGGGGCTGCGACCTCACTTATGATTATGTGCGCATTAATGCTGCATACCGCACCTGA
- the argC gene encoding N-acetyl-gamma-glutamyl-phosphate reductase, protein MGGKLRAAIVGSTGYGGVELIRLLQNHPDIEITSVISSSSAGEPIELGFPHLTGIVERKLDGVDPAEIAGRADVVFTATPSGVSGKLVPQLLEAGLKVVDLSGDFRLKDGAEYEQWYKHTAPPEAYLEQAVYGLCEVYGERTAGADFISNPGCYPTATLLGLIPAVEAGWIKPESIIIDAKSGVSGSGRGANLGVHFAEVNENFKAYKVNKHQHIPEIEQVLTDISGEKVTVTFTTHLVPMTRGIMSTMYAGMNGNYSEQDFVELYSKYYAGRPFVRVRSAGVLPATKEVSGSNYCDIGFSTDARTGRVTIVSVIDNIVKGAAGQAIQNLNLMMGWEETRGLGYTPVYP, encoded by the coding sequence TTGGGAGGCAAGCTGAGAGCGGCGATTGTTGGATCAACGGGTTATGGAGGCGTGGAGCTGATTAGGCTGCTGCAGAACCATCCGGATATAGAGATTACCTCCGTAATCTCCTCGTCAAGTGCGGGAGAGCCTATCGAGCTTGGATTTCCGCATTTGACAGGGATCGTGGAGCGCAAGCTGGACGGTGTAGATCCGGCGGAAATCGCCGGCAGAGCGGATGTTGTGTTCACAGCAACACCTTCAGGTGTTAGTGGTAAGCTGGTGCCGCAGCTGCTGGAGGCGGGTCTGAAGGTAGTCGATCTGTCCGGTGATTTCCGGTTGAAGGACGGCGCGGAATATGAACAATGGTATAAGCACACGGCTCCGCCCGAAGCTTATCTGGAGCAGGCGGTCTACGGCTTATGCGAGGTCTATGGTGAACGTACGGCAGGCGCCGATTTCATCTCCAATCCCGGCTGTTATCCGACAGCAACGCTGCTTGGACTAATCCCTGCTGTTGAAGCAGGCTGGATTAAGCCGGAGAGTATTATTATTGATGCGAAGTCGGGTGTTTCCGGATCAGGCCGAGGAGCGAATCTTGGGGTTCATTTTGCCGAGGTGAATGAGAATTTCAAGGCTTATAAAGTCAACAAACACCAGCATATCCCGGAGATTGAGCAGGTGCTTACTGATATATCTGGAGAAAAGGTGACCGTGACCTTCACTACCCATCTGGTACCGATGACCCGGGGGATCATGAGCACGATGTATGCGGGGATGAACGGGAATTATAGCGAGCAGGATTTTGTGGAATTATATAGTAAATATTATGCAGGCAGGCCGTTTGTGCGGGTCCGCTCTGCTGGAGTGCTTCCGGCGACAAAAGAAGTCAGCGGCTCGAACTATTGCGATATCGGCTTCTCTACAGATGCCCGTACAGGTCGGGTAACCATTGTGTCCGTCATTGATAACATCGTTAAGGGCGCAGCAGGTCAAGCGATTCAGAACCTGAATTTGATGATGGGATGGGAGGAAACCCGCGGCCTTGGTTACACACCAGTGTATCCTTAA
- a CDS encoding YitT family protein, whose translation MQKVNSRNKPPLIPLNGPLRHTVDIALILIGSLITGLGFNLFFLPNRIASGGVSGLSVLAEAWFGAEPAFTQWALNIPLFILGVIFLGKQYGMRSLLGSFVLPLFIYLTKDGPVPTTNPLLASIYGGIAVGLGLGLVFRGRGSTGGLTILAQIIQKITGFSFSLSVVLLDGTVITLAAFVLGMEQAMYALIGLFVTGRVINALEVGFSVTKVAYIISDQTEEISQAILNDLDRGLTKLNAQGGYTGDNRTVLMVVVGQNEITRLKAIVRSVDPGAFVIITEAHEVLGEGFKREA comes from the coding sequence ATGCAAAAAGTCAATTCACGCAACAAACCTCCGCTGATTCCACTCAACGGGCCGCTGCGCCATACGGTGGATATCGCGTTAATTCTAATCGGCTCGCTGATTACCGGACTGGGATTTAACCTCTTTTTCCTGCCGAACCGGATCGCTTCGGGCGGGGTATCGGGCTTGTCCGTACTCGCAGAAGCCTGGTTTGGCGCGGAGCCGGCTTTTACCCAGTGGGCACTAAACATACCGTTGTTCATTCTCGGTGTCATTTTCCTCGGCAAGCAGTATGGCATGCGCTCCCTGCTGGGCAGCTTTGTGCTGCCGCTATTTATCTACTTGACCAAGGATGGCCCGGTTCCGACCACCAATCCGCTGCTGGCTTCGATTTATGGGGGCATTGCTGTGGGATTAGGGCTGGGGCTGGTGTTCCGCGGGCGCGGATCTACTGGCGGACTGACGATTTTGGCGCAGATTATTCAGAAAATCACCGGGTTCAGCTTCTCGCTGTCTGTAGTGCTGCTGGATGGTACGGTCATCACGCTGGCGGCTTTTGTACTGGGCATGGAGCAGGCCATGTACGCGCTGATTGGATTGTTTGTGACCGGCAGAGTCATTAATGCGCTGGAAGTAGGTTTTAGTGTAACTAAGGTGGCCTATATTATTTCGGATCAGACGGAGGAAATCTCGCAGGCGATTCTGAATGATCTGGACCGCGGGCTGACGAAGCTGAATGCGCAGGGCGGGTATACGGGTGACAACCGTACGGTGCTAATGGTGGTAGTCGGCCAGAATGAGATTACCCGGCTAAAAGCAATTGTCCGCTCTGTGGATCCGGGGGCGTTCGTCATAATTACTGAGGCCCACGAGGTATTGGGTGAAGGGTTTAAAAGAGAAGCGTAG
- the prfB gene encoding peptide chain release factor 2 (programmed frameshift) — protein sequence MKGEVIPLIDSNVKQDLREIGKKLTNLRGSLDLDLKLEMIANFEEKMAAPGFWDDPEKAQGVIGEMNAVKSSVDQFEKLQQEYDDAAMMAELADEEGDAELAAEVAGTIRAVAGKVDDFELQLLLNQPYDKLNAILELHPGAGGTESQDWGQMLLRMYTRWAEKNGFKVEVLDYLPGDEAGIKSVTLLIKGFNAYGYLKAEKGVHRLVRISPFDSSGRRHTSFVSCDVVPEITDDVEVEIRTEDLKIDTYRASGAGGQHINTTDSAVRITHIPTGVVVTCQNERSQIKNREQAMKMLRSKLYEKKLQEQQQQLDEIRGEQSDIAWGSQIRSYVFHPYSMVKDHRTSVETGNTGAVMDGDLNPFIDGYLRSQIKTEVE from the exons ATGAAAGGTGAAGTGATCCCATTGATCGATTCCAACGTAAAGCAGGATCTGCGTGAAATAGGCAAGAAACTAACCAACCTTAGGGGGTCTCTT GACTTAGACCTGAAGCTTGAGATGATTGCGAACTTTGAAGAGAAGATGGCTGCGCCAGGCTTCTGGGATGATCCCGAGAAGGCACAGGGTGTCATCGGTGAAATGAATGCGGTGAAATCCTCCGTGGATCAGTTTGAGAAGCTGCAGCAGGAGTATGATGATGCCGCAATGATGGCGGAGCTGGCCGATGAAGAAGGCGACGCGGAGCTGGCGGCAGAGGTTGCCGGAACTATCCGCGCTGTAGCCGGCAAAGTCGATGACTTTGAGCTGCAACTGCTGCTTAATCAGCCGTATGACAAACTGAATGCCATCCTGGAGCTGCATCCGGGTGCGGGCGGAACGGAGTCCCAGGACTGGGGACAAATGCTGCTGCGCATGTATACCCGCTGGGCTGAAAAGAACGGCTTTAAGGTTGAGGTGCTCGACTACTTGCCGGGCGATGAAGCGGGCATCAAGAGTGTCACACTGCTGATCAAGGGCTTCAACGCCTATGGCTATTTGAAGGCTGAGAAGGGTGTACACCGGCTAGTGCGTATCTCGCCGTTCGATTCTTCCGGAAGACGCCATACCTCTTTCGTGTCCTGTGATGTGGTTCCGGAGATTACTGATGATGTCGAGGTGGAGATCCGTACAGAGGATCTGAAGATCGATACGTACCGGGCCAGCGGCGCGGGCGGTCAGCATATCAATACAACAGATTCAGCGGTGCGTATTACGCATATCCCTACAGGCGTAGTGGTCACCTGTCAGAACGAACGCTCGCAGATCAAAAACCGGGAGCAGGCGATGAAAATGCTGCGTTCCAAGCTGTATGAGAAGAAACTGCAGGAACAGCAGCAGCAGCTGGACGAGATCCGCGGGGAGCAATCTGATATTGCCTGGGGCAGCCAGATCCGCTCTTACGTGTTCCATCCCTATAGCATGGTAAAGGATCACCGTACTTCCGTGGAAACCGGAAACACTGGGGCAGTAATGGATGGCGATCTGAATCCGTTTATTGACGGATATTTGCGCAGCCAGATTAAGACTGAAGTTGAATAA